The Intrasporangium calvum DSM 43043 sequence ATGTTGGCGAGGATGTTGATGAGCACGGCGCCGCCGACGGCCGCGAGCGGCGCGTCGGACCGGGTGCCGAGCCAGAAGGCGATGGCGGCGATGGGCAGCAGCGTGATGAAGATGTAGCCGCAGGCGAGCACGAGCCGCGGCAGGAACTGGCCCCAGGTGAGGTTCTCGCCGAGGGGGTTGGTCAGCGGGTCCCAGCCGTAGGCGATCCCACCGACGAGCAGCGCCCACGCGGGCAGGAGGGCGGTCGCCAGCGCGGTCGAGGCGAGGCCGATGACCGCCTTGCTCGTGAGCAGCCGCGCGCGCCGCACGGGCGCGACGAGCAGGTAGCGCAGCGAGGACCACGAGGCCTCGCTCGGCACGGCGTCGCCGCAGAAGAGCGCGGCGATGAGGATGAGGAGCAGCTCGGAGGCGAGGAAGACGACGACGAGGCTGAAGTTCGCCGCACCGCTCTGCGCGAGGTCGAAGATCCGGGACGCCGCGCTCCCGCGCCGGTTCTCGGCGTCGTCGCCGAAGGCGAAGGCGATGACGAGGATGAGAGGCAGCGAGAGGAGCAGACCGAACGCGACGAGGGTGCGCCGGCGCCCCCATTGCCGTCCCCACTCGGCGCGCCACGACAAGGGGTCGCGCACCCGGGTGATGCCGTCTGCCGCCCCACGGGGGCTCCGCCACCGTGCACTCCCGTCGTGCTCCTGGCCTGGGCTCGCTTCCAGCGCAGGCTTGCTCGTCTTCGGCTGGGTCATCGGGCCCGCACCTGCCTCAGTCGTTCGATGAGGGACGCGTCGCCGGACTCCGTGGAGCCGGACCCGTTGGCGGACCCGTTGGCGGACGCGCTGGAGATGACGCCGAGGAAGACCTCCTCGAGGTGCCGCCTGCTGCTCACCCCGACGACGGGCAGGCCGGTCTCGACCGCTGCGGCGACGACCTCGACGCGGGGGCGCTGCGCCACGACGACGACGCGGGTCCCGGTGTCGCGGCGCACCTCGGTGATCCCGTCCACGCCCCGCAGCGCCCCGAGCCGGCTCGGGATCCCGGGCGACTCCGAGTCCTCGTCGGCCTCGACCGCCGCGGGGTCGAGGTCGAGGATCGTCGTGTCGTCGCTGTCGACGAGGTCGGCGACGAGGCCCCGGGTCACGACGCGACCGGCGTGCATGACGACCACGTGGGTGCACGTCATCTCGACCTCCGCCAGCATGTGGCTGGAGACGACGACGGTGCGGCCGGTCTCCGCGTAGCGACGGAGGATGGGGCGCATCGCGGCGATCTGGGGCGGGTCGAGCCCGTTGGTGGGCTCGTCGAGGACGAGCAGCTCGGGCAGACCGAGCATCGCCTGGGCGATGCCGAGGCGCTGCTTCATCCCGTGGCTGTAGGAGCGCACCGGCCGGTCGACGGCCCCGCCGAGCGCGGCCACCTCGAGGACGTCGTCGACGTGCGCCTCAGCCAGGGGGCGGCCGGTGGCCGCCCAGTACGCCTCGAGGTTCTGGCGCCCGGTGAGGTGCGGCAGGAAGCCGGGGCCTTCGATGAGGGCGCCGACCCGCTCGAGGACGTCGGACCCGGCGGACACGGGCTCGCCGAGGACGTGGACGGTCCCCGAGTCGGGCGCGATGAGGCCCATGACCATGCGCATCGTCGTCGTCTTGCCGGCGCCGTTGGGGCCGAGGAGCCCGACGACCTGGCCCTTCTCGGCACGCCAGGACACGCCGTCGACGGCCCGGTGGCCGTCGGCGTAGGACTTGACGAGGTCGGTCACGACGAGGGGGACGTCGGCGAGGTCGGGCCGCGGTTCCTCGTGCCGCCGCTGCCGCCGCCGCCACAGCGCGGTGCCGACCGCGAGGAGGAGCAGCGCCGTGAGGATGCCGATGGCCAGGGCCGACTCGGTGTCGGTCCCGGCGATGGACGTGCCGACGGGGGTGGCTTCGACGACGGGCACGGTGAGGTCCGCCCCGGCCTCGATGGCGATGCGCGCCGGCTCGCGGTCGTTGGCGTAGGACGCCTCGGTGCTCGTCAGGAGGACGCGCCAGCGGCTCCCGGTCGGCATCTCGTAGGTGGCGGCGGGGAGCGAGACGGTCACCGTCGTCGGTCGGCCCGGGGTCACCGGCAGCCGGATCGGGGCGACGAGCGACACCGGCAGGGTGGCCTGCTCACCCGAGATCCGCCACAGCGAGGCGAAGAGGGTCACCGTCGGTCGGTCCGAGGTGACCGTCACGGTGAGGGTCGGCGATCCGGCCACGGTCAGCGAGCGTGGCGCCGGCTCCGTCTCGAAGGCCGTCGAGAGCCCCGGCAGGGCCGCGATCTGGTAGGTCGACACGGTGGTGCCGAGGTTCGCGAGGCCGGGGACCGCGACCATCGACGCCGGCTGGCCGCCGGGCGGGTGGAGCAGGGCCCCCGTCGTCGCGGCCAGCGGAAGTCGCGCGGTCGCCACGGTCGCGGTGTCGCCGAGGCCCGGGTACTCGGGCATCGTCCACAGGTCCGCGGGCTGTCCGCGGCGGCTCGAGGGGGTCGGGAAGGTGAAGCCCGGCACCGGCCGGGCCGACTCGCGCGACGCGCCGTCGCGGACGTAGTGGTCGAGCCAGGCCTGCGCCGCCTCGGTCTCCTCCGCCTCACGGCTGCTCGGGCCGTCGTGCCCGCCGTCGCTCCACCGGACGGCGAACGGGGTGCCGGACGCCGCGAGGGCGCGCGCCGTCGCGTCTGCGTGCTCGAGCCCGAAGAGGGAGTCGGCGATGCCCTGGACGAGCAGGGTCGGGGCGGTGACGCGGTCCAACGTCGGCCGCGGGCTGTTCCTTCGCAGCTGGGCGACGAGCTCACGGCTGGGCGCACCCGTCTCGGACGCCTCGAGGAACTCGGCGCAGATCGTGGGGTCGAAGCGGCCGCACGTCGTGGGCGGCACGTTCTGCACACTCGAGCGGGGGGAGGCGTTGGCGCCGAGGAAGAAGTTCGACGCCCAGACCTGCTTGAAGGGGCCCGGCGTGTCGATCGGCTTGCGTCCGGCGGGGGTGGGGCCGGTCGCCGTCGTCGCCGACTGCGGGAAGAACGCATCGGCGAGGTCGTTCCACGTGATCGCCGCGACGACGGCGTCGACCCGCGGGTCGGCGCCGGCGAGCATGAGGCCGAGCGCACCGCCGTAGGAGCCGCCCATCACCCCCACGCGCGGGTCGCCTGTCACGTCCTGGACCACGTCGGGTCGGGCCGCCACGAGGTCGACGAGCGCCTTGGCGTCGGCGATCTCGAAGTCCGGGTCGTTGAGATGGATCCGCCCGCCCGAGGCGCCGTGACCGCGCGCGGACCACGTCACGACGAGGTAGCCGCGCTGCTGCAGGTCGGTCGCCTCCGCCGCCACCGAGTCCTTGGAGCCACCGAAGCCGTGGGCGAGCAGGACGGCAGGGTGGCGCCCTCCGCCGGCCGGCGTCCAGACCTCTGCGTCGAGCGTCACCGGGCTGCCGTCCGCCTCGGCACCGACCGGGACCGAGAGGTCCTGGGACGCGGCCGCGGTGGTGGTCGCTCCGACGGTGGGCCCGCCCCACGCGGGCGCCGTCAGGGCCGCACTGGCGGTCGCCACCACGGCGAGCCCGAGCGCGACCAGACCGGCACGGAGCCGGGGCGGGCGGGCCCGCGATGACAGCGACATTGCCCAATTGGACCACGGCAGGACGCCCGTCCCGGACGGATCAGGCTCGGGGGGCGCCCCGCTCCAGCAGGTAGGCGACGACGAGGCACGTGATGAGGACGATGGCCGGCGGGAGGAGCCGGGCCGCGCCCTCGAGCTCGAGCCACTCGTAGGGCGCCACCGTGAAGTCGAAGAGCTCGAGCTCGAGCAGGTACCGGAGCATCGGGAGGAAACCGAAGACGAGGCCGACGGCGCCGATGACGTTGATGAGGAAACGGCGACCGGCTCCGGTCTCGCCCGCTGCGGGCTGGGTCACTCCGCCACCTCGAGCAGGTGGGTGCGCCCGAACATCTCGGCGGCCTGGCGGGCGGTCGGGGTGCCCGTGTCCAGGTCCGCCCCCGCGGCGACGAGGGCGCGCACGACCGGCTCCTCCCCCTTGAAGATCGCGCCCGCGACCGGTGACTGGTCCCGGGAGTTGCGCAGGTCGACGTCGGCGCCCCGGGCGAGCAGGGCGAGCACCGTCTCCTCCCGCCCGTGGTACGCCGCGAGCATGAGGAAGCTGTTGCCGTCGGCGTCGGTCATGTCGACGGGCACCCCGTGGTCGAGGAAGTCGAGCAGGTCCGCGGTCTGCCCGGTGCGCGCGAGCTCCATGGCGATGTCGATGATCCGCCGCCGTTCCTCGGGCGAGAGCGATCGGGATCCGGGGGTGTCTGTCATGCCCACCAACCTACTGACGGCACCGGCCAGTGAGGGCGAGCCCAGCGGCATACGCCCCGGTTTGCCCCTGCTGCTGTCCGGGACCCGGGACGGAATGGCAACTCGCGAGTAACCGGGATAGAAACGACCGCATGGCTACCACTGCACTGCGCGGCACCCCCGTCGAGACGACCGGAGACCTGCCCACCGTCGGCGACGTGGCACCGGACTTCGTCCTCGCGGGCGCCGACCTGACCGACGTCCCCCTCAAGCACGGCACGCGGCTCGTGCTCAACATCTTCCCGAGCATCGACACCGGCGTCTGCGCCCAGAGCGTCCGCCGCTTCAACGAGCTCGCCGGCGACCTCGACAACACCGAGGTCATCTGCGCGTCCGAGGACCTGCCCTTCGCGCTCAAGCGCTTCTGCGGCGCCGAGGGCATCGACAACGTCGTCGCGGCCTCGAGCTTCCGGTCGACGTTCGGCGAGGACTACGGGGTCACCCTCGCGGAGGGCACGATGCGGGGCCTCCTCGCCCGGTCCGTCGTCGTCAT is a genomic window containing:
- a CDS encoding alpha/beta fold hydrolase, with the protein product MSLSSRARPPRLRAGLVALGLAVVATASAALTAPAWGGPTVGATTTAAASQDLSVPVGAEADGSPVTLDAEVWTPAGGGRHPAVLLAHGFGGSKDSVAAEATDLQQRGYLVVTWSARGHGASGGRIHLNDPDFEIADAKALVDLVAARPDVVQDVTGDPRVGVMGGSYGGALGLMLAGADPRVDAVVAAITWNDLADAFFPQSATTATGPTPAGRKPIDTPGPFKQVWASNFFLGANASPRSSVQNVPPTTCGRFDPTICAEFLEASETGAPSRELVAQLRRNSPRPTLDRVTAPTLLVQGIADSLFGLEHADATARALAASGTPFAVRWSDGGHDGPSSREAEETEAAQAWLDHYVRDGASRESARPVPGFTFPTPSSRRGQPADLWTMPEYPGLGDTATVATARLPLAATTGALLHPPGGQPASMVAVPGLANLGTTVSTYQIAALPGLSTAFETEPAPRSLTVAGSPTLTVTVTSDRPTVTLFASLWRISGEQATLPVSLVAPIRLPVTPGRPTTVTVSLPAATYEMPTGSRWRVLLTSTEASYANDREPARIAIEAGADLTVPVVEATPVGTSIAGTDTESALAIGILTALLLLAVGTALWRRRQRRHEEPRPDLADVPLVVTDLVKSYADGHRAVDGVSWRAEKGQVVGLLGPNGAGKTTTMRMVMGLIAPDSGTVHVLGEPVSAGSDVLERVGALIEGPGFLPHLTGRQNLEAYWAATGRPLAEAHVDDVLEVAALGGAVDRPVRSYSHGMKQRLGIAQAMLGLPELLVLDEPTNGLDPPQIAAMRPILRRYAETGRTVVVSSHMLAEVEMTCTHVVVMHAGRVVTRGLVADLVDSDDTTILDLDPAAVEADEDSESPGIPSRLGALRGVDGITEVRRDTGTRVVVVAQRPRVEVVAAAVETGLPVVGVSSRRHLEEVFLGVISSASANGSANGSGSTESGDASLIERLRQVRAR
- a CDS encoding ABC transporter permease is translated as MTQPKTSKPALEASPGQEHDGSARWRSPRGAADGITRVRDPLSWRAEWGRQWGRRRTLVAFGLLLSLPLILVIAFAFGDDAENRRGSAASRIFDLAQSGAANFSLVVVFLASELLLILIAALFCGDAVPSEASWSSLRYLLVAPVRRARLLTSKAVIGLASTALATALLPAWALLVGGIAYGWDPLTNPLGENLTWGQFLPRLVLACGYIFITLLPIAAIAFWLGTRSDAPLAAVGGAVLINILANILDQLDALEPYRNALPGHYGRAWQDALAIEPQWTDMVHGTLWSLVWAVAFTLLAYRRFRRVDILS
- the tpx gene encoding thiol peroxidase codes for the protein MATTALRGTPVETTGDLPTVGDVAPDFVLAGADLTDVPLKHGTRLVLNIFPSIDTGVCAQSVRRFNELAGDLDNTEVICASEDLPFALKRFCGAEGIDNVVAASSFRSTFGEDYGVTLAEGTMRGLLARSVVVIDEEGTVLHTELVPDISQEPDYDAALAALS
- a CDS encoding ankyrin repeat domain-containing protein; translated protein: MTDTPGSRSLSPEERRRIIDIAMELARTGQTADLLDFLDHGVPVDMTDADGNSFLMLAAYHGREETVLALLARGADVDLRNSRDQSPVAGAIFKGEEPVVRALVAAGADLDTGTPTARQAAEMFGRTHLLEVAE